A window of the Acidimicrobiales bacterium genome harbors these coding sequences:
- a CDS encoding molybdopterin-dependent oxidoreductase, giving the protein MSDSRDVRTFCRVCEPSCGLVARIEDGKLTKLTPDRDHPVSEGFACHKGLAMVDLHNDPDRLDQPGVRSADGTWHDVSWDEAMATIVGRLDDIRGRHGASSVAAYIGNPTAFNALGQQHIGQFLAAAGIRRTFSSGTQDCANKFVASEAVFGSSLVHPIPDLDRTDLCLVIGENPRASQASFYSVPNVLGKMKRAASSGARFVFVNPRRIETPEGGIGDTVQLRPDTDVWFLASLLHEIDSLDGFDRQVIERHGSHVAELRDFISRYPAERTEAVTGVAAATVRELARAWVSTPRASVHASTGINMGRQGTLAYWLVHMLSFVTGRLDVDGGNLKSDGFFPNAVSGRGVTEQRYVETEFGRLRAGNLPGTLMADAILDADEPVRAMFVWAGNPLLSIAGQERLAKAFEQLELLVVVDIYPSATSELAHVRLPGTDMYEREDLNIVNIGTSYQPFAQFTPAVVEPRAERRPEWWIAHRLIQELGGESLLDTETPDPWGKWAHLLRKGADVELETLRATSEVVVLDRPAPGSFYDQQVQTEDGRVDCCPPAFAEAIDRCEDFFSAAETAASDGTLHLIHKRDVWMHNTWMSNLDRMHRSGRTNNPLGIDPADAARLALADGDEVIVTSDHGSVTATIEIDDSLMSGVVSMVHGWGHSASPSLSVASTYPGTNPNALLPSGPGAFEPLSSQAHMTGIPVRVSAGASAH; this is encoded by the coding sequence ATGAGCGACTCCCGCGATGTTCGTACCTTCTGCCGAGTCTGCGAGCCGTCGTGCGGGCTCGTGGCTCGCATCGAGGATGGGAAGCTGACCAAACTCACGCCGGATCGCGACCATCCGGTATCGGAAGGCTTCGCCTGCCACAAGGGCTTGGCCATGGTCGACCTGCACAACGACCCCGATCGTCTCGACCAACCCGGCGTTCGCTCCGCCGATGGGACATGGCACGACGTGTCGTGGGACGAAGCGATGGCCACCATCGTCGGTCGGCTCGATGACATCCGTGGCCGACACGGAGCTTCGAGCGTCGCGGCCTACATCGGCAATCCGACAGCATTCAACGCTCTCGGGCAACAGCACATCGGCCAGTTTCTGGCCGCGGCCGGCATCCGGCGGACGTTCAGCTCCGGCACCCAGGACTGTGCCAACAAGTTCGTGGCCAGTGAGGCCGTCTTCGGCTCGAGCCTCGTCCATCCGATCCCCGACCTGGACCGGACCGACCTCTGCCTCGTGATCGGCGAGAACCCACGGGCCTCACAGGCGTCGTTCTACTCGGTGCCCAATGTGCTCGGGAAGATGAAACGAGCGGCGTCGAGCGGCGCCCGTTTCGTCTTCGTCAATCCTCGTCGGATCGAGACACCCGAAGGGGGTATCGGCGACACAGTCCAGCTCCGGCCTGACACCGATGTCTGGTTCCTGGCGTCGTTACTGCACGAGATCGACAGCCTCGACGGGTTCGATCGACAGGTCATCGAACGACACGGCTCCCACGTCGCCGAGCTGCGCGACTTCATCAGTCGCTATCCGGCCGAGCGCACCGAAGCCGTGACCGGGGTCGCGGCTGCGACGGTGCGCGAACTGGCGCGGGCGTGGGTGTCGACCCCACGGGCCTCGGTGCACGCCTCGACGGGGATCAACATGGGTCGTCAGGGCACGCTCGCCTACTGGCTGGTCCACATGCTCTCGTTCGTGACCGGCCGGCTCGACGTCGACGGCGGCAACCTCAAGAGTGATGGCTTCTTCCCCAACGCGGTGTCCGGCCGAGGGGTGACCGAGCAGCGCTACGTCGAGACCGAATTCGGTCGGCTCCGCGCCGGCAATCTTCCCGGCACGTTGATGGCCGACGCCATCCTCGACGCCGACGAACCCGTGCGAGCGATGTTCGTGTGGGCCGGCAATCCGCTGCTGTCGATCGCGGGGCAGGAGCGGTTGGCCAAGGCCTTCGAGCAGCTGGAGCTGCTGGTCGTGGTCGACATCTACCCGAGCGCAACGTCCGAGCTCGCCCACGTTCGACTCCCCGGTACCGACATGTACGAGCGAGAAGACCTCAACATCGTCAACATCGGGACCAGCTACCAACCCTTCGCTCAGTTCACCCCGGCCGTGGTCGAGCCCCGGGCGGAACGCCGACCTGAGTGGTGGATCGCCCACCGGCTGATCCAGGAGCTGGGCGGGGAGTCCCTGCTCGACACCGAGACACCGGACCCGTGGGGCAAATGGGCCCATCTGCTGCGCAAAGGTGCCGACGTCGAACTCGAGACGCTGCGGGCGACGAGTGAGGTGGTCGTGCTCGATCGGCCGGCCCCGGGATCGTTCTACGACCAGCAGGTCCAGACCGAGGACGGTCGCGTCGACTGCTGCCCGCCGGCCTTCGCCGAGGCGATCGACCGGTGCGAGGACTTCTTCTCGGCTGCCGAGACAGCGGCGAGCGATGGCACGCTGCACCTGATCCACAAGCGCGATGTGTGGATGCACAACACGTGGATGTCGAACCTCGACCGGATGCACCGTTCGGGCCGCACCAACAATCCACTCGGGATCGACCCGGCCGATGCTGCGCGGTTGGCGCTCGCCGATGGCGACGAGGTCATCGTCACCAGTGACCACGGATCGGTCACGGCGACGATCGAGATCGATGACTCGTTGATGTCGGGCGTAGTGTCGATGGTGCACGGATGGGGCCACTCAGCGAGCCCCTCGCTCAGCGTCGCCAGCACCTACCCGGGCACGAATCCGAACGCCCTGTTGCCGAGTGGGCCGGGCGCCTTCGAGCCGCTGTCGAGCCAGGCTCATATGACGGGGATCCCGGTGCGTGTGTCGGCTGGAGCGTCCGCCCACTGA
- a CDS encoding pirin family protein: MTADTSSSTAIELRIDPRSRPVGTGQVQRLLPFRQRRMVGPFIFVDLIGPETLTPGAGIDIDAHPHIGLSTLTYLFQGRMVHRDSTGAVQTIEPGAVNWMTAGAGVTHTERSLEADRTTTRPLHGMQIWVALPTELEDGAASFEHLAASDLSAEQRGASTVRVAVGSAWGVDSPIAGSSPMVLADLELVDGSPIPVDRSLREVAVVVIEGEATVNDEALVAGQLAVLRPDVASELAGQARVMLLGGDPVGPRHIWWNFVSSDPDRIEAAKTDWAAQRFPLVPGDHQSFVPLPS; this comes from the coding sequence ATGACCGCCGATACGTCGTCCTCGACTGCCATCGAACTCCGGATCGACCCACGTTCTCGACCCGTGGGTACCGGACAGGTCCAGCGGTTGTTGCCATTCCGCCAGCGGCGGATGGTGGGGCCGTTCATCTTCGTCGACCTGATCGGCCCGGAGACACTGACGCCCGGTGCCGGTATCGACATCGACGCTCATCCGCACATCGGGCTCTCGACCCTGACGTATCTGTTCCAAGGGAGGATGGTCCATCGGGACTCGACCGGCGCCGTGCAGACGATCGAGCCTGGCGCCGTGAACTGGATGACGGCAGGCGCCGGCGTCACCCATACCGAGCGTTCTCTCGAAGCGGACCGGACCACCACGCGTCCTCTCCACGGGATGCAGATCTGGGTGGCGCTGCCGACCGAGCTGGAGGATGGTGCAGCATCGTTCGAACATCTCGCTGCGAGCGACCTTTCCGCCGAACAGCGTGGGGCGTCCACGGTTCGGGTCGCCGTTGGCTCTGCCTGGGGTGTCGACTCTCCGATCGCCGGTTCCTCCCCCATGGTCCTGGCCGACCTCGAACTCGTCGACGGATCGCCGATCCCGGTCGACCGCAGCCTACGCGAGGTGGCTGTGGTGGTCATCGAAGGCGAGGCGACGGTCAACGACGAGGCCCTGGTCGCCGGCCAACTCGCCGTTCTTCGCCCGGACGTCGCCTCCGAGCTGGCCGGGCAGGCCCGGGTCATGCTCCTGGGCGGCGATCCGGTCGGTCCGCGCCACATCTGGTGGAACTTCGTGAGTAGTGATCCAGACCGGATCGAGGCGGCGAAGACCGACTGGGCAGCGCAGCGATTCCCGCTGGTGCCGGGTGACCATCAGTCCTTCGTGCCTCTTCCGAGCTGA
- a CDS encoding NAD(P)/FAD-dependent oxidoreductase has protein sequence MTRSVTDFDFDPDAVRERYRRERDKRLRTNGADQYLEMAGEYAHFAEGDPYADPTFDREPITDETDIAIIGGGFSGLLAAARLSERGLTNFRIVEAGSDFGGTWYWNRYPGAQCDTDAYCYLPLLEELGYVPKEKYAYVKEIFGHSQRIGQHYGLYERAIFQTRVRSIDWDDGLGRWHVSTDRGDDVKARFVIMAMGTTTRAKLPGIPGIESFEGHSFHTSRWDYAYTGGDTDAPMTNLADKRVAVIGTGATAIQCVPRLARDAGHLYVFQRTPSTVDWRRNRPTDPDWFASLEPGWQRRRRENFTQQAAGRPVDDDLIDDGWTDIFRAISSPKGANQPKTREERNLVVELSDMAKMEELRRRVDEVVDDPATAEALKPWYRVMCKRPTFNDEYLPCFNRDNVTLVDVSDAKGVERITERGVVAGGEEYEVDLIVYATGFEISSEFRRRLGIEVNGRDGLSLFDHWSDGLKTLHGFTTRGFPNWFYIGVSQNAFDLNMTSMFDEQARHISYIIDETTSRDARTVEPSEDGVEGWLELLRGFYIGGGGFLAECTPGYYNNEGQPKGGSGFAGAYPAGPAKFNQLLEDWRSTGTLPGLELDGRTLDESDAQLGRGTKD, from the coding sequence ATGACTCGATCGGTGACCGACTTCGACTTCGACCCCGACGCCGTGCGCGAGCGGTACCGGCGCGAGCGCGACAAGCGTCTGCGGACGAATGGTGCCGATCAGTACCTCGAGATGGCGGGCGAGTACGCACACTTCGCCGAGGGTGACCCCTACGCCGACCCGACCTTCGATCGCGAACCCATCACCGATGAGACCGACATCGCCATCATCGGCGGCGGCTTCAGCGGTCTCCTCGCGGCGGCCCGTCTCAGCGAGCGAGGTCTGACGAATTTCCGAATCGTCGAAGCGGGAAGCGACTTCGGGGGCACGTGGTACTGGAACCGCTACCCCGGCGCCCAGTGCGACACCGACGCCTACTGCTACCTCCCGCTCCTGGAGGAGCTGGGCTATGTGCCGAAGGAGAAGTACGCCTACGTCAAGGAGATCTTCGGGCACTCGCAGCGAATCGGTCAGCACTACGGCCTGTACGAGCGGGCGATCTTCCAGACGCGCGTCCGATCGATCGACTGGGACGACGGGCTTGGGCGGTGGCACGTGTCGACCGATCGTGGCGATGACGTCAAGGCTCGCTTCGTCATCATGGCCATGGGCACCACCACTCGGGCGAAGCTGCCTGGCATCCCGGGTATCGAGTCGTTCGAGGGCCACTCGTTCCACACCAGCCGCTGGGACTACGCCTACACCGGAGGCGACACCGACGCGCCCATGACCAATCTGGCCGACAAGCGGGTCGCCGTGATCGGCACTGGTGCGACGGCGATCCAGTGCGTGCCACGCCTGGCGAGGGACGCCGGCCATCTGTATGTCTTCCAACGCACCCCATCCACGGTGGACTGGCGGCGGAACCGCCCGACCGACCCCGACTGGTTTGCCTCACTCGAGCCCGGCTGGCAGCGCCGCCGACGCGAGAACTTCACCCAGCAGGCCGCCGGCCGCCCGGTCGATGACGACCTGATCGACGACGGTTGGACCGACATCTTCCGGGCCATCAGCTCACCGAAGGGTGCCAACCAACCGAAGACCCGGGAGGAACGCAACCTCGTCGTCGAGCTGAGCGACATGGCAAAGATGGAGGAGCTCCGCCGCCGCGTCGACGAGGTGGTGGACGACCCCGCCACCGCCGAGGCGCTCAAGCCCTGGTACCGGGTGATGTGCAAGCGCCCGACGTTCAACGACGAGTACCTGCCGTGCTTCAACCGCGACAATGTCACCCTCGTCGACGTGAGCGACGCCAAGGGGGTGGAGCGGATCACCGAAAGGGGCGTGGTCGCCGGCGGTGAGGAGTACGAGGTCGATCTGATCGTGTACGCCACCGGCTTCGAGATCTCGTCGGAGTTCCGCCGTCGGCTGGGCATCGAGGTGAACGGGCGCGACGGCCTGTCGCTGTTCGATCACTGGAGCGACGGCCTCAAGACCCTGCACGGGTTCACGACACGAGGCTTCCCCAACTGGTTCTACATCGGGGTGTCCCAGAACGCCTTCGACCTGAACATGACTTCGATGTTCGACGAGCAGGCCCGCCACATCTCCTACATCATCGACGAGACCACTTCGCGCGACGCACGAACGGTCGAGCCGTCCGAGGACGGGGTCGAGGGCTGGCTCGAGCTCCTGCGTGGCTTTTACATCGGGGGCGGTGGGTTCCTCGCCGAATGCACGCCCGGCTACTACAACAACGAGGGTCAGCCGAAGGGCGGGAGCGGATTCGCCGGCGCCTACCCGGCCGGCCCGGCGAAGTTCAACCAGCTGCTCGAGGACTGGCGCTCGACCGGGACCCTTCCCGGACTCGAGCTCGACGGGCGCACGCTCGATGAGAGCGACGCTCAGCTCGGAAGAGGCACGAAGGACTGA